AGAACCAGCAGCTCTGATCACACGTCGTCGTCCTTCATCAGAAACTAGACATTGAGGAACAGATCTAAACCAGCATTGCACAACTCCAGACTAAACCTTTAACCCTTCATAGATGAAGTTCCCACAGATGGTCACTGAGGTTTTCTTATGTTATAATTTAACAAACGCCATTTTTCTGATAAAAAGTTTTGCGGGAAGTGAGGGCATTATTCTAATCAGAGGATTGAAGAATTCATTTGAGCACTTGAAGCCGTTTGAGgagtcacacacatacaaagtAAGTCTTGAAATATTCTTCAGGAGGAGAAATTCTCCATTTCTCCATAATTCAGTGAGTTTACTATGAAGTGTTCAGATCAGCAGGATCATGCAGATAAAATACACATTGCACATGAATCTAGAATTCAGCAGTACTTTCCTGGAAACTGGATTCTCATAGTTACGGCTGTCAACACGATTCCTCTTTTAGTTTAAAACACTGTTGCTGTCAGTTGTGCTAACAGAAACCAATGGCAGCACAGGAGGTCGcgtctgttttccttcattctgGATGCAATAAATGTGACCAACATTCAGTCAGAAGCCAACTGCTGTAATGAATGTCATGAATATGTGAGTGTTTTGTATTTGGCAGGGTGAGCTGAGGAGGCGTGGAGCCTCTGCACTGAAGACGgccacattttcagttttttaaaaacagcaccAAAGCAATAAAGATGCTGAGAACTGTTGAAAGATGACGAGACGTCTTCCTCCTCATGTTCAGGCTCAGATTCACCAGAATCTTACTCAAAGAACAACTTCTGGAAGCTTGGTTTCATCTGCGCAtgcaggaatgaatgaatgaatgaatgaatgaatgaatgaaacgatgtatggtggatggatggatggatggatggatggataaatgaatggaaggatggatggatgaagggatgctGGATGCATGACCAAATGAgtgaattaatgaatgaatggatgcatAGACGGATGAATCAacgaatggatgaatggatgaatgagagGAAGcagtggatgaatgaatgaaagctgCAGTGGGACAGTGGGCTTGCTTCCTGGTCAGGATGGCTTGTTGTGTTGTGAACGAGTGGTggactggaggagcagctggcccTCACCCCTTCACCGTGTCCGTGAACAGGAGGCAGCGTCTCTCGTCCTCTTCCAGGACTGGCTCTCGTCCTCTTCCAGGACTGGCTCTCGTCCTCTTCCAGGACTGGCTCTCGTCCTCTTCCAGGACTGGCTCTCGTCCTCTTCCAGGACTGGCTCTCGTCCTCTTCCAGGACTGGCTCTCGTCCTCTTCCAGGACTGTCTCTCGTCCTCTTCCAGGACTGTCTCTCGTCCTCTTCCAGGACTGGCTCTCGTCCTCTTCCAGGACTGTCTCTCGTCCTCTTCTCATGCTGGTCATTCGTCGTTCTTTGTTGGATTTCCCAGTAATGCACTGTTTGGTCAGACTTCCTGTTTAGGAGCACATCGTGCTGCACTGTACATGTTGTACAACTTCTTAAGACGTTCCAGAGACAGTCTGAGTGGCGTGGTCCCgccgcggagcagcagcggtgTGAATGACGCCTGGCTTCAGGCTCGGCCTCGCCGTCCGGACAAACAGCTGCAGGCGTTCTGCTTCAGTCAACGTTTATTAAAGCCGTGACGTCCCGTGTCCCGAGAAAACACCTCTGAAGCTTTCTGCCGTCTTTTTCACTGAGGTGTATCAAtgttcctgtctgtgtgtgtgtgtgtgtgtgtgtgtgtgtgtgtgtgtgtgtgtgtgtgtgtgtgtgtgtgtgtttactcactGACATGCACTGGGCTGGAGCAGGTGACTCCTGTCTGGACGGGTGGAGCAGCTGACCCCGCCCTGCCAGACTGCAGTCAGTCCTCCTTCacccctccgtcctccgtcctccttcaCCACTCCGTCCTCCTTCacccctccgtcctccgtcctccttcaCCACTCCGTCCTCCTTCACcactccgtcctccgtcctccttcaCCACTCCGTCCTCCTTCACCACTCCGTCCTCCTTCACcactccgtcctccgtcctccttcacccctccgtcctccttcacccctccgtcctccgtcctccttcaCCACTCCGTCCTCCTTCACCACTCCGTCCTCCTTCACCACTCCGTCCTCCTTCCCCACTCCGTCCTCCTTCACCACTCCGTCCTCCTTCACcactccgtcctccgtcctccttcaCCACTCCGTCCTCCTTCACcactccgtcctccgtcctccttcaCCGCTACGTCCTCCTTCTTTCCAGCAGGACAGCAGATGAAGATGTTTCCTGGACTCTTTTGCTCGGCGGCACTCGGGACGCTGCGCCGCTCAGCTGACTGTCACTCCTGTCGTCTCACCTCCAGCTTTTATGTGGTGCAAATGTTTGATGGTCAACCTGTGAAGGATGTATCAACTTTAATTATTTGTAATATTGTTACTGgtttattttgtaataaataaagtaaagcCAAACTGAAGTGCAGGCTTTTTTCAATAGTGTGACAATGGCAGGTAATCCAGTTCATCTTCACATATTATAACATTTTACTCCATTACATTACAAGTGCAGGAAAAATCcaagttggcttctcttcaaaacttgatcagagtTCCGTCTGTAAGTGATTTCCCCcgatgttggactgtttgtttcctttgttctgcatctctgcatgtccgtcactgtgttgtttttttattgctgacTTACGTTGGGGTGACgactttcatttgaccagtgtagtactgtatctgtccagcagagggcctcagtactacgtcttaaattgatgacagggtttgtttacatctgctgAGTTATATTTATATCTGGCGttcttgttgttggtgactgatttgagctgtggcggaggtctgcctctcggAGTGCCACATTCTAGTTTTCAGTGTAATCTAGAGTCATCACAGCACAGAACACAAAAGCCAAAAGGAAACTAAGTCTATGGcgacgttcacactgcagggctgaacgctcaattcggatttttttgtgaaatccgatttttttgtgagttcgttcacatttacaataaaatgcgacttgtatgtgatctcccgtctgaacggaatacaAGCcgaaagtgtcccgcatgcgcagaagaggacagaacgtCTCGCAGCAGCGCTCCAGTGTTTGCGGAACCCAGAAGCGGacagaatctgcagcttttcaagcgtcgatgatttatttaagaaatgaTCAAATACGCATTCTTACAACTGAACATTAGCAATCATTTGATCGcagcgcttctaatcagccgcgacgagctccttctgtgtgtgtgtgtgtgtgtgagagagagagagagagagagggagagagagagagagtgagaaagcgcatgtggatattattattatttttcctctccattgtcctggcgctgcagaatttagcgaatgagaaggaagagagccaagtttttggccatggcgttttgtggggcagcggcagcaacagagaaacgcagccaggagaggtgggacagtgatgagaggctttaatgatacggagttcaatcATACTTTTCGGATGAaaagaactcccttaatgtgcgtctgcgagcgcctttttttaacactcacggtaagacacacgtctcCGGCGCCCCGTatcgtgacgtgcaggtcggataaatgcgacctggccgttcagactgaagtcgcatggcaaaagatccgatacgtatcagatttaggaccacatatccaagtggcccgggtcgcatttgaaaaagtcggatctgtgtcgttcagactgtcaggaaaagatccgacacaggtcgcataggggcaaaacaatcggatttgggtcacttcagcctgcagtgtgaacgtagcctttgTGAAATGCAACAGAGATTCCTGAAACCAAAACCAAAGAACAAAGAACCAAGTGCCTCAATAACCAGCAGGGTACTCCTGACTGCACCAAGAGGCGATGTGAGCGTCTCTGGTCGCCGCAGCTGCTGGCTGGTGGGATTGGCTGACGGGACTGAGAAGCTGCTTCCCAATCGGGCTGCACAGGCGCCGGCGATGAAGCTCAGCTCCTGCTTCGGCCGCAACCTGAGAGCTGCAGGACACTCACAcaggcatacacacacaaatccaaacactcacacacaggtaAGGAGGTAAATGCGTGCAAATACGGCAGTGACCGTAACAGCGACACCCTTTTGCAGGTTATCAACAGGTTTTGTGGTTTGTCCTAATTTTTTCAAGAAACTCATTAACTGTTGTGGCTACGTGAAAAATGAGAACATCGGTGTGAGAAATGCATCAAGGCAACTgagacaaacacaaatgaatcaCATGTTTGTTGCACAATTTAAAAACCTTTCAGGACATTTATGTAATATTTTGTTATTTGCTGAGCTCGACATCAGAGAGAGAGTGCTGAGGGATTTAGAATTAGAaggtggatagatggatggatagccAGACGGAGCGACATATTCCTCATAGAATCCTGTTTATCGTGTGTTGACGTCCATCTGAAGCAGCCGGTGATGAGCTGCGTGGTGAAGGAAGGCTCGTCTCTCCTGCCTCCGCTCCTCCGAGTCACGATGATGGAGTGATGGTGAAGCGTCGCTGAGGAACGAGGAGACATCGGGCTGAGCGCTGTGCTGTTATGCACCTGTTGTACAGACGTCGCTCGTAAAGTGAGCATCACAGAAATGGGGCTGTCACCTGAGCACCATCAGAGCAGTCAGCTGGTCTGCCAGGCGTGGAGGGCTGTCCTTGCTGCCATCTCTCACATCTCACGGCTTACCCCACAAAGCCCGCCCCTTCCTGCTTTGGCTCTTGTTTGCTTCTGTTTGCCTGAGTggtaatcctcctcctcctcacatccccctcctcccctctctcctgcaCGCTCTGGTTTtcgctcctcctctctcttggTGAAGCCAGTCCTTTGCTGTTTGATCCAGACAGCTGTGGCACGATCTCCTGGAATACAGCAGACCCCGGCTGCTCCGCGgctcttcattttcttctgGTTTTGCCATGCAGACAGCACAGAGGGATGGCAGCTCAGCACTGATCCAGCAACATCTGAcctttcctcccccctcccctcccatgCTTTTAGAATCCCCAGCCTTCTTCCGTTTCAATGCTCCCTCACCCCTGTCTCTTGATTCATCATCACCCCCTCGACAATGTTACCATGCATCAACtggctgcagcctctcctcgCCTTGATCTCCTCCACTTTGCTCACACAAAGCCAGAATTGCCCCCCCAGCTGCCTTTGTCCGGACCCCCACACCGTGGACTGCACTGGCCTCGGCCTCACCACAGTCCCAGACTCCATCCCTCTGAATGTCCGCCGGCTCCTGCTCTCTAACAATGGGATTCTCTGGATTCCTTCAGATTTTCTGGTCCTCTACAGCGATCTGGTCTACCTGGACATGAGGAACAACTCTTTGTCTCAGCTGGAGCCAGGGACCCTCAGCACATCCTCCAGATTAGTCTTCTTAGACCTGGGTAGTAACAACCTGACAGAAATCCCCTCGGGAACGTTCGGAGAGTCGAAAAGTTTGATCAAACTGCGACTGGGGAGCAACCCCTACCTCAGCCTGGTGGGATCGGATGCTTTCATGGGGCTGACGTCTCTGAGGGAGCTGGACATGGAGAAGAACGGCCTCACGGTGCTGGACGTCCAGGCGCTGGAGCCACTGTCCTCCCTCCGAGTCCTGCGTCTGGAGGGAAAcccctggttctgcagctgcCACTTCGCAAGCCTGTTTGTGTGGCTGACGGAGAACCAGAACAAGCTTTCAACGGGTAAGATATAAGCTGCTTACAGCTGGAACTTGTGGATTTTGTCCCATGAGAAGCCAGACAAAATTCAAAAACTCCCCTGAGATACAGTCACTCTTCACTGATCAGAGTGAATGAGATGGAAATCCAGCAAGCAAACGAAACACGACTTTTATCAGATACAATAATCAAACTGATATCAGACATGTGTGCAGCAGTAGAAAAACTGTATCTGTTCTATTAGGAAACACAGAAGGTGTTTGGAGGACTGTCATTTCCTGTTAAACTTAACtttatttgaaatgataaaGTGCAGTCATTAGACGTACACAAATGTAAGATCCATCTGCTTGATCAATGCTGATCTGAAGGTCAGAGAAGTCGACCTGGGATCATATGTTACCAGTGTGGCCCAAGAgcatgacctttaaccccacCTGCTCTTTTAGCAGCTCATTTATGATCCTCATGCAGTGATAGCATGCTGCAGCAACAACATGCTGCATCAGCAACTTTTActgaaaaaggagagaagatgtttcctttgttgttttcacagttttccagGCACTGGTTGGACAGGACAGTGTGGGACGAGCAGATTGGTCCTTCATATGGTCCTATGATTGGTCCTGTCTGTGGTGTATTTCCCTCAGGTCTGAGAGGGATCGAGTGCTCACTGCCGGACGGCGGAGGTCGTATTCCTTTGAGCCTTTTGTCTGAAGACAGCTTCAGGGAGTGCCGAGGAATCCTTACTCTCACCGACTACCTCATCGTCATCTTCTCGGGTATCTGTGTGTCAGTGACGGCCATCGTGGCAAGCTTCTTCCTCGCTTCGACAGTCCATTGTTTTCAACGCCTCAGTAAAGGTGGCaaaggagacgaggaggaggggaaagacTGACGTGTCTGATCTGACAGGAGCGATCAGGATGGAAAAGAACCAGCAGGCTTCAATCACTGTGAACGACTGATTTCCCTGaatgtttcagtttcagcaAGCACTACAGATACAGCAACCAGGGCTTGTGGGTAATATGTATCAATTGAAAAATTCAATCTGCCCGAgagtgcttcctctgcagtcacCTTTCAGGACTCGGGTATGATTCTGTAACTCGTTTCCCTACATGTGTAGAATCCATGGAGGTGGAATGAAATGCTTTCTGCCACCATCATGGCTAAAAGTTGAATTTAGATGTGCCTTAAGGTGGCAGGTAGCTTGAATACTTCTATCAGCATTTCACTAATCTAAGTCTTTTTTATTCATCCCTATcagtgaggagggagagagttaAACACTGTGGATTTTACAGCTTCGATATTTTAGTGTATTTTCCAGCAGTAATACTTTATACTTCAGGCGACATGGACAtaatatttttacttttctaaGTATTAATGTCACCTGGAAGTAATTATTCGGAATCAGAAGTGATTTGGAGATTTCTCTGCCATGGTGAAAGGGAGGTGTTGAATGTTTGTCCTGGGTCATCCTCTTTCATGGTGTGTGTTTAAAGGGGCAAagcacagttttaaatattgaattatcaattattcacacccacacacgttttcacctttgcctgatgggcagcaagagctatttctgcaagatcgcagtcaCTCCTATTGTCCTGTGCAGGGCGCTGAAGGCACAGCagtatgagtgattcgggtacgaatcgctctgagcctgacgtaatgcgcctcccactggcctggtaatccttaagtttcgctttgtccgccattactccgccagacgcttagcagcaacagctgagcagtactgaggatggagcttccagaaagtaagaacagaccggcttccagcactgccacagctccacacagacccaccaggcagaagaaacttacattttactggagcgctgctaaaagagcgaggaaggagttcccctcttctgtgcacgtacacgAGCATTTCCctaagctgcagttatgccTAAGGTCggtgtttcacataaaacgagcaaactgcgctgtgctcctttaaagttcagccacaaacagaaacatggcgatctcaacaacaaaaacttgtAGGTGATTCCTCACTGCACACATCAGTTCACAGCATCAGTGGACAtgaattgaaatgttttgaataaaTCTGTGGTCTGTTGAATGTAAACTTTTAATTTGCATCATAAAATCATTGATTTACTCTAAGACGGTAAAAGGTGAATTAACTCTTCAACACCACATTAGCATGGAACAGATACTACAAGCATTTGTTTATCACCTGAAATTTCACCACAAGTTTTCGCAGAAATCCTCAAAAGAGCATTTGCATGAGTAAAGTAACTTTAGGCAGACTGGTACAGTTTGTCTGGGTCTGCAGTGACGAGCTCGCCTCATGTATTTGTAATCTCACAATGAAAGGGCTCTAAGCTGATTTACAAAGATGTGTGAAAGTTTGGCTGACTGAAGACAAGAGaaacaagacaaataaatattttttgctttaCAATTTGATTGTTGTCATGGCACTTTGTTCTGCCCCACTGTTGGCCCAGGTGTTGTTTCAGGGTTCTGATATTCAGTGGTTAGGATGATCAGTAAAGGACAGAAACATCAACACAGGGTAGGTCTGGCAGTGCAATGAGCTGGAAGTCAAACCAGCTCCTGATAAATGCTCATATTAAAAACCTAACTGATGTAATATGAAGATATCctctgcatttttaaaatgtgatgggTTTTCGGCTTGGTGTGGTTGTGGGAGTCTTGAATCTGGTAAACTTCCAGTTCATTTATGGAGTATTTTACAAAGTCAGCGAATTCGCTGTAGGAGGTTTACCTGCACGCCTCATTTCAGCACGACAGGTATATAACCTCTGATGGAGCGAAGCAGTGAAATGAGAAATGTTCAGAAAAAGTCTGGATatttcacacactttttcaGAAAACGCTGCAGCCTGACATTAACACCGAGCTCACactccggacaccgcagctacttcgcagtcattaaaatcaatgctgtggctcacaccggccgcggtccggctgcggtccggagTGCCGGAAACTTTCCGCGAGCATCCTATAGTTCTGGACGCCGTGACCCTACtgcgtcaatccagacagaagcaagtcgggtgctgGAAGGAAACCTGATACGTCTTctaaaataagtgatttcaaaataaaatctgtcatgtttttgccttaacattctattttttttttttaattcttgtggttgaatacaaaacaaacaacgtgatgcaGTAATTAGACGCattagagcaggggtggggaaccctggtcctggagggccgcaaacctgcatgttttccatgtctccctgcttcaacacagctgattgcaatgaggctcgttatctggctttctgctggacttggccatgaatcttgattcgattcaggtgtgttgaagcagggagacatggaaaacatgcaggtttgcggccctccaggaccagggttccccacccctgcattagaagaatgaagtATTTGTAAAATGCAAGGTCTACCACGAGTATCATTGTAACATCCGAGTAGCAGCACTTAGCAAttactgtcagtacattattcaaatgttgcatTAACAAAGAATATACGTACTGTAATTTACTGACtttagttttgtttgatttgatggAACGCTTCTTATTCTGCTTAATGGACACCAAAACCACATCAAGAATAGATAAAAATGTCCCACAAACCTTATTTTGCTTCGTACATTACATAATAGAACTTTAGTTATCAAAATTGAATCCATTTGTAAACATTAAAGGAGCAAagcacagttttaaatattaaattatcaattattctcacccacacacgttttcacctttgcctgatgggcagcaagagctatttctgcaagatcgcagtGGCTCCTactttcctgtgcagggcactgaaggcacagcagtatgagtgattcgggtacgaatcgctctgagcctgacgtaatgcgcctcccgctggcctggtaatccttaggtttcgttttggtaaatggactacacttgtatagcactttttcatctgcattagcagagtcCAAAGCACTTTACAATGAAATATCATATTCACACcgtactgggtggtggtaagctgctgctgtagccacagctgccctggggggggcagactgacggaagcaaggctgccagtctgcgccatcagcccctcccaaccattcactctcacgactttcatactaggcaaggtgggtgaagtgtcaaCACCAGTTTtaacaacaacagttttatgcctgcgggagtggggatcgaaccgccaaccttccagttataagacgacccgctctaccatctgagctgctgtcgtttcgtccgccattactccgccagacgcttagcagcaacaactgagccgtactgaggatggagcttccagaaagtaagaaaagaccggcttcagGCAGGAGAAACTGaaattttactggagcgctgctaaaagagcgaggaaggagttcccctcttctgtgcacgtacatgggcacaagccacagacacgagcatttcactaagctgcagttacgcctaaggcctgcaggggtcggtgtttcgcatgaaacgagcaaactccttaatgcactttTAACACATGCACATATAAAATAGAAACAACTAGTAGGTAAAGAACAGCTTCATGTATGCATTAATAGAACCTTTCATCAAAAAAACCATGCGACAAACATATGCAGGCTTTTAACGACCaatttaaaacaataatgaaCCAACGAAATGAGTTCTACCTTCAACAACGGAAGAGTCTTCTGTACGTGTTTAGAGTGCTGCAGTGATCAGCAAATTTCTCGACTCcgattaataaaaacaaaacaaacaaacaaaaacatgaaatgggCTAAACAAACAATTTGCTGATCAACTGACTTATGAATAAATTATTGTAGTGCAAACAGTCAACATAATTTCTATTTCCAAAATATATCTGTAATTTTAAATTGTCCATGTCTAATATGCTTAATTTTCAGCCAGGCCATAAACCACTTGGGAAGTTTTCCGAACAGCTCTTTCGGTTTTAATGCCACGCCACTAAAACACCCTGCTGCTTGGTACAATCTTTGTACACTAATTGTGTGCTTTGCTTTCCATCAACGTCCAATCCAAGGCTTTGGCTTAATATTTCCCGTAGAAAGAGTGATGGATGAAATCGA
The DNA window shown above is from Salarias fasciatus chromosome 20, fSalaFa1.1, whole genome shotgun sequence and carries:
- the LOC115408429 gene encoding leucine-rich repeat-containing protein 38-like — protein: MLPCINWLQPLLALISSTLLTQSQNCPPSCLCPDPHTVDCTGLGLTTVPDSIPLNVRRLLLSNNGILWIPSDFLVLYSDLVYLDMRNNSLSQLEPGTLSTSSRLVFLDLGSNNLTEIPSGTFGESKSLIKLRLGSNPYLSLVGSDAFMGLTSLRELDMEKNGLTVLDVQALEPLSSLRVLRLEGNPWFCSCHFASLFVWLTENQNKLSTGLRGIECSLPDGGGRIPLSLLSEDSFRECRGILTLTDYLIVIFSGICVSVTAIVASFFLASTVHCFQRLSKGGKGDEEEGKD